One genomic segment of Accipiter gentilis chromosome 29, bAccGen1.1, whole genome shotgun sequence includes these proteins:
- the LOC126051914 gene encoding alpha-1,6-mannosyl-glycoprotein 4-beta-N-acetylglucosaminyltransferase-like isoform X2 encodes MCLTLAIPSEHTASACWPGAMRWSLKRSVTAALAASFLFLLLLLLLQGGSWQEQDPLEVELGGLAPATVLQILQPEGAQRILRDTDDLSALHNVSYHLLAGSLSPHKKFLAVGLASVQRPRGYYLPATLQSLFKQSTEEELQEMVVVVHLADADPRWNMHVAANIARKFAHHILLGQLLLIHTPQEFYPTLEGLKRNYNDPEERVRFRSKQNVDYAFLLAFAANLSSYYLMIEDDVWCAKSFLTAIRKALASQEGSNWATLEFSKLGYIGKLYHSSDLPRLARFLLLFYQEMPCDWLLVHFRLLLTQKDVIRFKPSLFQHMGLYSSFQGTVNRLEDDEFQADALDLPDNPPAALFTSMSVFENYEPLKAYGTAEGYFWGKDPAAGSVFSIIFHQPAHVTRVRVRTGSDERQSDFLRAGVLELGRRRQADGRDCSAYTTVGTFEKGTFERRGLERGMPGPVECVRIRVTRDQSEWLIIQSIDIWTTAGT; translated from the exons ATGTGTCTGACGCTAgcaattccatctgaacacacg GCCTCAGCGTGCTGGCCTGGTGCTATGCGATGGTCCCTGAAGCGCTCCGTCACAGCTGCACTTGCAGCCTcgttccttttcctcctcctcctcctcctcctccaggggGGCAGCTGGCAGGAACAGGATCCCCTGGAG GTGGAACTTGGGGGCTTGGCCCCAGCCACGGTTCTCCAGATACTGCAGCCAGAAGGAGCCCAGCGCATCCTCAGGGACACAGATGACTTGTCTGCACTCCACAATGTCTCCTACCATCTCCTGGCTGGCTCCCTGTCACCCCACAAAA AATTCTTGGCGGTGGGATTGGCGTCAGTGCAGCGGCCGCGTGGCTACTACCTCCCAGCCACACTCCAGTCCCTTTTCAAGCAGTCGAcagaggaggagctgcaggagatggtggtggtggtgcaccTGGCCGATGCAGACCCTAGATGGAATATGCACGTGGCTGCCAACATTGCCCGCAAGTTTGCTCACCACATCCTcctgggccagctcctgcttATCCACACTCCCCAGGAGTTTTACCCCACCCTGGAGGGCCTCAAGAGAAACTATAACGACCCAGAGGAGCGGGTAAGGTTCAGGTCCAAGCAGAACGTGGACTAtgccttcctccttgcctttgcCGCCAACCTCTCCTCCTACTACTTGATGATTGAGGATGATGTGTGGTGCGCCAAGTCCTTCTTGACGGCCATCCGCAAGGCACTGGCTTCCCAGGAAGGTTCCAACTGGGCCACCCTTGAGTTCTCCAAGCTCGGCTACATCGGTAAGCTCTACCACTCCAGTGACCTTCCTCGCCTGGctcgcttcctcctcctcttctaccAGGAGATGCCCTGCGACTGGCTGCTGGTCCACTTCCGCCTCCTGCTCACCCAGAAGGATGTCATCCGCTTCAAGCCCTCCCTCTTCCAGCACATGGGCCTCTACTCCTCCTTCCAGGGCACTGTCAACCGGCTGGAGGATGACGAGTTTCAGGCTGATGCCTTGGACCTTCCAGACAACCCGCCAGCAGCCTTGTTCACCAGCATGTCCGTCTTTGAGAACTACGAGCCCCTCAAGGCTTACGGGACAGCAGAAGGGTATTTTTGGGGTAAAGACCCAGCAGCCGGCAGTGTCTTCTCCATCATCTTCCACCAGCCAGCCCACGTCACCCGTGTCCGGGTGCGCACAGGCTCTGATGAGCGCCAGAGTGATTTCCTGCGCGCGGGGGTTCTGGAGCTGGGCCGGCGGCGGCAGGCTGATGGCCGAGACTGCTCTGCCTACACCACTGTGGGCACCTTTGAGAAGGGGACCTTTGAGCGGCGGGGACTGGAGAGGGGCATGCCCGGCCCTGTGGAGTGCGTGAGGATCCGGGTAACCCGGGACCAGAGTGAGTGGCTCATCATCCAGAGCATTGACATCTGGACCACGGCAGGCACCTGA
- the LOC126051914 gene encoding alpha-1,6-mannosyl-glycoprotein 4-beta-N-acetylglucosaminyltransferase-like isoform X1, whose protein sequence is MEGAMCLTLAIPSEHTVRSRGWKVLRGIYRRQSLRRDVGAYPKASACWPGAMRWSLKRSVTAALAASFLFLLLLLLLQGGSWQEQDPLEVELGGLAPATVLQILQPEGAQRILRDTDDLSALHNVSYHLLAGSLSPHKKFLAVGLASVQRPRGYYLPATLQSLFKQSTEEELQEMVVVVHLADADPRWNMHVAANIARKFAHHILLGQLLLIHTPQEFYPTLEGLKRNYNDPEERVRFRSKQNVDYAFLLAFAANLSSYYLMIEDDVWCAKSFLTAIRKALASQEGSNWATLEFSKLGYIGKLYHSSDLPRLARFLLLFYQEMPCDWLLVHFRLLLTQKDVIRFKPSLFQHMGLYSSFQGTVNRLEDDEFQADALDLPDNPPAALFTSMSVFENYEPLKAYGTAEGYFWGKDPAAGSVFSIIFHQPAHVTRVRVRTGSDERQSDFLRAGVLELGRRRQADGRDCSAYTTVGTFEKGTFERRGLERGMPGPVECVRIRVTRDQSEWLIIQSIDIWTTAGT, encoded by the exons ATGGAAGGGGCT ATGTGTCTGACGCTAgcaattccatctgaacacacgGTGAGGAGCCGGGGCTGGAAGGTGTTGCGGGGGATTTATAGAAGACAGAGCCTGAGAAGAGACGTTGGGGCCTATCCAAAG GCCTCAGCGTGCTGGCCTGGTGCTATGCGATGGTCCCTGAAGCGCTCCGTCACAGCTGCACTTGCAGCCTcgttccttttcctcctcctcctcctcctcctccaggggGGCAGCTGGCAGGAACAGGATCCCCTGGAG GTGGAACTTGGGGGCTTGGCCCCAGCCACGGTTCTCCAGATACTGCAGCCAGAAGGAGCCCAGCGCATCCTCAGGGACACAGATGACTTGTCTGCACTCCACAATGTCTCCTACCATCTCCTGGCTGGCTCCCTGTCACCCCACAAAA AATTCTTGGCGGTGGGATTGGCGTCAGTGCAGCGGCCGCGTGGCTACTACCTCCCAGCCACACTCCAGTCCCTTTTCAAGCAGTCGAcagaggaggagctgcaggagatggtggtggtggtgcaccTGGCCGATGCAGACCCTAGATGGAATATGCACGTGGCTGCCAACATTGCCCGCAAGTTTGCTCACCACATCCTcctgggccagctcctgcttATCCACACTCCCCAGGAGTTTTACCCCACCCTGGAGGGCCTCAAGAGAAACTATAACGACCCAGAGGAGCGGGTAAGGTTCAGGTCCAAGCAGAACGTGGACTAtgccttcctccttgcctttgcCGCCAACCTCTCCTCCTACTACTTGATGATTGAGGATGATGTGTGGTGCGCCAAGTCCTTCTTGACGGCCATCCGCAAGGCACTGGCTTCCCAGGAAGGTTCCAACTGGGCCACCCTTGAGTTCTCCAAGCTCGGCTACATCGGTAAGCTCTACCACTCCAGTGACCTTCCTCGCCTGGctcgcttcctcctcctcttctaccAGGAGATGCCCTGCGACTGGCTGCTGGTCCACTTCCGCCTCCTGCTCACCCAGAAGGATGTCATCCGCTTCAAGCCCTCCCTCTTCCAGCACATGGGCCTCTACTCCTCCTTCCAGGGCACTGTCAACCGGCTGGAGGATGACGAGTTTCAGGCTGATGCCTTGGACCTTCCAGACAACCCGCCAGCAGCCTTGTTCACCAGCATGTCCGTCTTTGAGAACTACGAGCCCCTCAAGGCTTACGGGACAGCAGAAGGGTATTTTTGGGGTAAAGACCCAGCAGCCGGCAGTGTCTTCTCCATCATCTTCCACCAGCCAGCCCACGTCACCCGTGTCCGGGTGCGCACAGGCTCTGATGAGCGCCAGAGTGATTTCCTGCGCGCGGGGGTTCTGGAGCTGGGCCGGCGGCGGCAGGCTGATGGCCGAGACTGCTCTGCCTACACCACTGTGGGCACCTTTGAGAAGGGGACCTTTGAGCGGCGGGGACTGGAGAGGGGCATGCCCGGCCCTGTGGAGTGCGTGAGGATCCGGGTAACCCGGGACCAGAGTGAGTGGCTCATCATCCAGAGCATTGACATCTGGACCACGGCAGGCACCTGA
- the LOC126051914 gene encoding alpha-1,6-mannosyl-glycoprotein 4-beta-N-acetylglucosaminyltransferase-like isoform X3, whose product MRWSLKRSVTAALAASFLFLLLLLLLQGGSWQEQDPLEVELGGLAPATVLQILQPEGAQRILRDTDDLSALHNVSYHLLAGSLSPHKKFLAVGLASVQRPRGYYLPATLQSLFKQSTEEELQEMVVVVHLADADPRWNMHVAANIARKFAHHILLGQLLLIHTPQEFYPTLEGLKRNYNDPEERVRFRSKQNVDYAFLLAFAANLSSYYLMIEDDVWCAKSFLTAIRKALASQEGSNWATLEFSKLGYIGKLYHSSDLPRLARFLLLFYQEMPCDWLLVHFRLLLTQKDVIRFKPSLFQHMGLYSSFQGTVNRLEDDEFQADALDLPDNPPAALFTSMSVFENYEPLKAYGTAEGYFWGKDPAAGSVFSIIFHQPAHVTRVRVRTGSDERQSDFLRAGVLELGRRRQADGRDCSAYTTVGTFEKGTFERRGLERGMPGPVECVRIRVTRDQSEWLIIQSIDIWTTAGT is encoded by the exons ATGCGATGGTCCCTGAAGCGCTCCGTCACAGCTGCACTTGCAGCCTcgttccttttcctcctcctcctcctcctcctccaggggGGCAGCTGGCAGGAACAGGATCCCCTGGAG GTGGAACTTGGGGGCTTGGCCCCAGCCACGGTTCTCCAGATACTGCAGCCAGAAGGAGCCCAGCGCATCCTCAGGGACACAGATGACTTGTCTGCACTCCACAATGTCTCCTACCATCTCCTGGCTGGCTCCCTGTCACCCCACAAAA AATTCTTGGCGGTGGGATTGGCGTCAGTGCAGCGGCCGCGTGGCTACTACCTCCCAGCCACACTCCAGTCCCTTTTCAAGCAGTCGAcagaggaggagctgcaggagatggtggtggtggtgcaccTGGCCGATGCAGACCCTAGATGGAATATGCACGTGGCTGCCAACATTGCCCGCAAGTTTGCTCACCACATCCTcctgggccagctcctgcttATCCACACTCCCCAGGAGTTTTACCCCACCCTGGAGGGCCTCAAGAGAAACTATAACGACCCAGAGGAGCGGGTAAGGTTCAGGTCCAAGCAGAACGTGGACTAtgccttcctccttgcctttgcCGCCAACCTCTCCTCCTACTACTTGATGATTGAGGATGATGTGTGGTGCGCCAAGTCCTTCTTGACGGCCATCCGCAAGGCACTGGCTTCCCAGGAAGGTTCCAACTGGGCCACCCTTGAGTTCTCCAAGCTCGGCTACATCGGTAAGCTCTACCACTCCAGTGACCTTCCTCGCCTGGctcgcttcctcctcctcttctaccAGGAGATGCCCTGCGACTGGCTGCTGGTCCACTTCCGCCTCCTGCTCACCCAGAAGGATGTCATCCGCTTCAAGCCCTCCCTCTTCCAGCACATGGGCCTCTACTCCTCCTTCCAGGGCACTGTCAACCGGCTGGAGGATGACGAGTTTCAGGCTGATGCCTTGGACCTTCCAGACAACCCGCCAGCAGCCTTGTTCACCAGCATGTCCGTCTTTGAGAACTACGAGCCCCTCAAGGCTTACGGGACAGCAGAAGGGTATTTTTGGGGTAAAGACCCAGCAGCCGGCAGTGTCTTCTCCATCATCTTCCACCAGCCAGCCCACGTCACCCGTGTCCGGGTGCGCACAGGCTCTGATGAGCGCCAGAGTGATTTCCTGCGCGCGGGGGTTCTGGAGCTGGGCCGGCGGCGGCAGGCTGATGGCCGAGACTGCTCTGCCTACACCACTGTGGGCACCTTTGAGAAGGGGACCTTTGAGCGGCGGGGACTGGAGAGGGGCATGCCCGGCCCTGTGGAGTGCGTGAGGATCCGGGTAACCCGGGACCAGAGTGAGTGGCTCATCATCCAGAGCATTGACATCTGGACCACGGCAGGCACCTGA
- the TMEM9 gene encoding proton-transporting V-type ATPase complex assembly regulator TMEM9 → MMFTQCTWKCASSMLLIVLLCCILSPPAQAGKSSEDIRCKCICPPYRNISGHIYNKNVSQKDCNCLHVVEPMPVPGNDVEAYCLLCECKYEERSTTTIKVIIIIYLSVVGALLLYMAFLVLVDPLIRKPDAYTQPLHNEEENEDARSLAPAPTPSGARANTVLERVEGAQQRWKRQVQEQRKTVFDRHKMLS, encoded by the exons ATGATGTTTACCCAGTGCACCTGGAAGTGTGCAAGCTCCATGCTCCTGattgtgctgctgtgctgcatcCTTTCTCCTCCAGCACAAGCCGGCAAG AGCTCAGAGGACATCCGCTGCAAGTGCATCTGTCCCCCGTACCGGAACATCAGTGGGCACATTTACAACAAGAATGTGTCACAGAAGGACTG CAACTGCCTGCATGTTGTGGAGCCAATGCCGGTGCCAGGGAATGATGTGGAGGCCTACTGCCTGCTGTGTGAGTGCAAGTATGAGGAGCGCAGCACCACCACCATCAAG GTGATCATCATCATTTACTTGTCCGTGGTGGGGGCACTGCTGCTTTACATGGCTTTCCTTGTGCTGGTGGACCCCCTGATCCGGAAGCCAGATGCTTATACCCAGCCCCTGCACAATGAGGAGGAGAATGAG GATGCTCGCTCCTTGGCCCCAGCCCCCACTCCATCTGGTGCTAGAGCCAACACAGTGCTGGAGAGGGTGGAGGGGGCCCAGCAGCGCTGGAAGCGCCAGgtgcaggagcagaggaagaCCGTTTTCGACCGCCACAAGATGCTGAGCTAG